The Malus domestica chromosome 10, GDT2T_hap1 genome contains a region encoding:
- the LOC103417012 gene encoding disease resistance-like protein DSC1 isoform X2, whose translation MASSSKDDSKYDVYLSSGGEDTRRTFTDHLYCSLKDHRVNVFMYGDEYDDKLEESNGAIPEHLIQAIERSKVAVVVFSRGYPESLWCLKELVKIMECRETLGQMFFPIFFDVDPSDVRKQSGSFAQAFQKYEQKINEDKVCLWRKALWEAGVLAGLNFRETDGHEGNFIRNVISQITGKQSITTSLEVPTNLVGIDSRVREISKHLNVEGSNDIRTIGVLGMCGLGKTTVAKAIFNKHHHNFDGASFLQKVREKKLVDLQEQLLSDILKPAYKVVSCIDEGTKEIEQRLGNRRVLVVIDDLDSVEQIDALAIKPDSFGPGSRIIITSRNEHLLRILNVYKICPLPAMNEREALELLSLHAFRKNYPHEEYVELSRKAVGYCGGLPLALEVLGSYLCSKSTSEWETVLDKWKRSQPYWEIHKRLEISYDGLTDDDVKAIFLDISCFFAGMNKDYVMTVLDGCQFYPEIGIRELQDQCLVTVDKEGNLMMHDLIQGMGREIVRAESPDNPGERSRLWHNEDITDVLTKQSGTEDVEGLALDMQESDECSFSSELFRNMQSLRLLKLNNIKLTGSYDNLSKELRWLCWHGFPLEVIPKDFDQPNLVAIDLSYSKLIRVWEDSDLLLEKLKLLNLSHSPNLAQTPDFSRLPNLEEVILNDCESLSEVHSSIGNLERLTLVNLDGCKNLKDLPLNFFNSKSIETLLLNGCSRFENLAEGLGKSYQKTADGTPIRQILRLSFSSQYVLKESPSTSLLPPSLHGINYLRKLDLGCCTLTDDKIPKDLGSLISLEDLDLRKNSFCSLPSLSGLSKLETLCLDDCTNLHAIPNLPTNLKVLRAGLCTALETMPDFSELLSMRELYLSHSCKLTDIPGLDKSLNSMTRIHMEGCINLTADFRNNILQGWTSCGYGGIFFNGNYLPDWFDFVKGDLVSFHVPPIVGRSFSGLTLCCIYSSKEQREGPLGIIISNKTKCTAVLARITYASVPTSCTLDDHYLWQGHISNYVLSLQGGDKVDIFVKPVEPADASVSVKEIGVNLVWDNFMKENMHDSDLLLYDFGQHPDWLLGAHGYEGISRELKSNYLDVARHPVGIDSRVQEISNYLDVVGSNDVRVIGIWGMGGLGKTTVAKAVFNKHHGSFDGASFLPNVRKEKKLVHSQNKLLSDILGSGNMKVSSDDEGTKEIKRRLGNKRVLVIVDDVDSHVQLNALGISGNSFGRGSRIIITTRDQHLLRMFNVDAICPVQGLNDEEALELLSWYAFGKSYPNEEYVELSRKALGDCGGVALALQVLGSYLCTRSKNEWETELDKWKRHRPREIHRRLKISYDGLNDRLKDVFLDIGCFFIGMNENYVETILDDRGLYPVGGIRELQDKCLVTVDTKGDLMMHNLIRDMAREIVYAQSPDHPGKRSRLWHHADVKDVLGEKSGTEDVEGLALDMQESDECSFSTEAFRKMQSLRLLKLNNIKLTGSYQNLSKELRWLCWHGFPLEVIPEDFDQPNLVAVDLSYSKLIRVWEDTDVLLKNLKIINLSHSHYLTESPDLSKVPNLEKLILVKCVRLSKIHPSIGHLERLSLVNLEDCETLQYFPGDFCKSKSVETLILKGCTGLTELKDKGEMVSSTTLQASHTMTRKLPSLIAGLKNLGAKLKDKWKMVSSQRLQVSHTMTTLQASHTMTRELPSSIVGLKNLISLPPSLHCLNSLTYLGLGNCGLIDDAIPKDLGSLFSLEILDLAGNLFYSLPSLSQLSKLKMLDLSCCIDLHEIPDLPTNLEILRANECIALEKMPTFSEMSSMVELHLNRSPELVEILGLHKWLNTMRRIHMEGCTNLTAAFRKNIIQEEHPTDLSLRAVFSCSFYHTPTEALYMTHACIIKTIASTN comes from the exons ATGGCTTCATCCTCCAAAGACGATAGCAAGTACGACGTGTACTTGAGTTCTGGAGGTGAAGACACACGCAGGACCTTCACGGACCACCTCTACTGTTCATTAAAAGACCACCGAGTCAACGTATTCATGTACGGAGACGAGTACGATGACAAACTAGAAGAAAGTAATGGAGCTATACCAGAACATCTGATTCAAGCAATCGAAAGGTCTAAGGTTGCCGTCGTCGTCTTCTCAAGAGGGTATCCGGAGTCCTTGTGGTGTCTCAAGGAGCTGGTGAAGATCATGGAGTGCAGGGAAACACTGGGTCAAATgttttttccaattttctttGATGTTGATCCCTCAGATGTCCGGAAACAGAGTGGTAGTTTTGCGCAAGCGTTTCAGAAATACGAACAGAAAATTAACGAAGACAAGGTATGTCTCTGGAGAAAGGCTCTTTGGGAAGCTGGAGTTTTGGCCGGATTAAATTTTAGGGAGACTGACGg GCATGAAGGAAACTTTATCAGGAACGTTATTTCTCAGATCACTGGAAAACAGAGCATCACCACAAGCTTAGAGGTACCCACCAACCTAGTTGGAATAGATTCTCGTGTGCGGGAAATTAGTAAGCATTTAAATGTTGAAGGATCAAATGATATTCGCACAATTGGAGTTTTGGGTATGTGCGGACTGGGTAAGACAACGGTTGCAAAAGCCATTTTCaacaaacatcatcataatTTTGACGGTGCAAGTTTCCTTCAAAAGGTGAGGGAAAAGAAACTGGTTGATTTGCAAGAACAACTTCTTTCTGATATCTTGAAACCGGCCTACAAAGTGGTAAGTTGTATCGATGAAGGGACCAAGGAGATAGAACAAAGGTTAGGCAACAGAAGGGTACTTGTCGTAATTGATGATTTAGACAGCGTTGAACAGATAGATGCTTTGGCTATAAAACCTGACTCCTTTGGTCCAGGGAGCAGAATCATTATAACTTCAAGAAACGAACATTTGCTAAGGATACTTAATGTGTATAAGATATGTCCTCTGCCAGCAATGAATGAAAGAGAAGCTCTTGagctacttagtttgcatgcctTTAGAAAGAATTATCCTCATGAAGAGTATGTTGAGCTCTCAAGAAAGGCTGTTGGCTACTGTGGAGGTTTGCCACTTGCACTTGAAGTCTTAGGTTCTTATCTATGTTCAAAAAGCACAAGTGAATGGGAGACTGTACTTGATAAATGGAAAAGATCACAGCCTTATTGGGAAATTCACAAAAGACTTGAAATAAGCTATGATGGGCTAACTGATGATGACGTGAAGGCTATATTCCTAGACATCTCTTGTTTCTTTGCTGGAATGAACAAGGACTATGTCATGACAGTACTGGATGGCTGTCAGTTTTATCCAGAAATAGGGATTCGAGAACTCCAAGATCAATGCCTTGTAACTGTTGATAAAGAAGGCAATCTCATGATGCATGATTTGATTCAAGGCATGGGCAGAGAAATCGTGCGTGCAGAATCGCCTGACAATCCTGGAGAACGTAGTAGATTGTGGCATAATGAAGATATAACAGACGTATTGACGAAGCAATCT GGAACGGAAGACGTTGAAGGACTCGCTTTAGATATGCAAGAGTCTGACGAGTGTAGCTTCAGTTCAGAATTATTTAGAAACATGCAGAGTCTGAGATTGCTCAAACTCAATAACATAAAGCTCACTGGAAGTTACGACAATCTTTCCAAAGAGTTAAGATGGTTGTGTTGGCATGGATTTCCTCTGGAGGTCATACCAAAAGATTTTGATCAACCAAACCTAGTTGCTATTGACCTGAGCTATAGCAAACTCATACGAGTTTGGGAGGATTCCGATTTG TTGCTCGAGAAGTTGAAGCTTCTTAATCTCAGTCATTCCCCTAACCTGGCACAAACACCAGACTTCTCAAGACTCCCAAATCTCGAGGAAGTGATATTGAATGATTGTGAGAGTTTGTCCGAGGTTCACTCATCCATTGGGAATCTTGAAAGACTTACTTTGGTTAATCTTGACGGCTGCAAAAATCTCAAGGATCTCCCATTGAATTTCTTTAATTCCAAGTCTATTGAAACTCTTCTTCTTAACGGCTGttcaagatttgaaaacttGGCTGAAGGCTTGGGAAAGAGTTACCAGAAGACAGCAGATGGCACACCCATAAGACAAATACTAAGGCTGAGTTTTTCATCTCAATATGTTTTGAAAGAGTCACCATCAACTAGTCTTTTGCCCCCTTCTTTACATGGCATAAACTATTTACGGAAATTAGATCTCGGATGCTGCACTTTGACTGATGACAAAATCCCGAAAGATCTTGGGAGTCTAATTTCTTTAGAAGACTTAGATCTTCGAAAAAATAGTTTTTGTAGCTTACCAAGCCTCAGTGGTCTTTCTAAGCTTGAAACATTGTGTTTAGATGATTGCACAAACCTACATGCAATCCCAAATTTACCAACAAATTTGAAAGTGTTGCGAGCGGGTTTGTGCACTGCACTAGAAACAATGCCAGATTTTTCAGAATTGTTGAGTATGAGAGAGCTGTATCTAAGTCATTCATGCAAACTCACAGACATTCCGGGCTTGGATAAGTCATTAAACTCGATGACAAGAATTCATATGGAAGGGTGCATCAATCTCACTGCTGATTTTAGGAACAACATCCTACag GGATGGACTTCTTGCGGATATGGTGGCATTTTTTTCAATGGAAATTATCTTCCTGACTGGTTTGATTTTGTCAAGGGTGATCTGGTCAGCTTTCACGTACCTCCAATTGTTGGTCGCAGTTTTAGCGGGTTGACTTTGTGCTGCATATACTCTTCAAAGGAACAACGTGAAGGTCCTCTCGGCATTATCATTAGCAATAAAACCAAGTGTACTGCTGTGCTCGCCCGGATAACATATGCCTCAGTACCAACTTCCTGTACGCTTGATGACCATTATCTTTGGCAGGGACATATATCGAATTATGTGCTCAGTTTGCAAGGGGGGGACAAGGTTGATATATTTGTAAAGCCTGTTGAACCTGCAGATGCTTCTGTGAGTGTGAAGGAAATAGGGGTTAATCTAGTATGGGACAACTTTATGAAGGAAAATATGCATGATTCAGACTTGCTTCTATATGATTTTGGCCAACATCCGGATTGGTTATTGGGTGCTCATGG GTATGAAGGAATCAGTAGAGAACTGAAGAGCAATTATTTGGACGTAGCCAGACACCCAGTTGGAATAGATTCTCGTGTGCAAGAAATCAGTAATTATTTAGATGTTGTAGGATCAAATGATGTCCGTGTCATTGGAATCTGGGGCATGGGCGGACTGGGTAAAACAACGGTTGCAAAAGCCGTTTTCAACAAACATCATGGTAGTTTTGATGGTGCAAGCTTTCTTCCAAATgtgagaaaagagaagaaactgGTTCATTCACAGAACAAACTACTTTCTGATATCTTGGGATCGGGAAACATGAAGGTTAGTAGCGACGATGAAGGGACCAAGGAGATTAAAAGAAGACTTGGCAACAAAAGAGTGCTTGTCATAGTAGATGATGTAGACAGCCATGTACAGTTAAATGCATTGGGTATAAGTGGTAACTCATTTGGTCGAGGAAGTAGAATTATCATAACAACAAGAGATCAACATTTGCTAAGGATGTTTAATGTGGATGCGATATGTCCTGTGCAAGGACTGAATGACGAAGAAGCTCTTGAGCTGCTTAGTTGGTATGCCTTTGGTAAGAGTTATCCTAATGAAGAGTATGTTGAGCTCTCAAGAAAAGCTCTTGGCGACTGTGGAGGAGTAGCACTAGCACTACAAGTCTTAGGTTCTTATCTGTGTAcaagaagtaaaaatgaatggGAAACTGAACTGGATAAATGGAAAAGACATCGTCCTAGGGAGATTCATAGAAGACTTAAAATAAGCTATGATGGGCTAAATGATCGCCTGAAGGATGTATTCCTGGATATAGGCTGTTTCTTTATTGGAATGAACGAGAACTATGTCGAGACAATATTGGATGACCGTGGCTTATATCCAGTGGGAGGAATTCGAGAACTCCAAGATAAATGCCTTGTAACTGTTGATACAAAGGGCGATCTGATGATGCATAACTTGATTCGAGACATGGCCAGAGAAATCGTATATGCACAATCCCCTGACCATCCTGGAAAACGTAGTAGATTGTGGCACCATGCGGATGTAAAGGACGTTTTGGGGGAAAAATCT GGAACGGAAGACGTTGAAGGACTCGCTTTAGATATGCAAGAGTCTGATGAGTGTAGCTTCAGTACAGAAGCATTTAGAAAGATGCAGAGTCTGAGATTGCTCAAACTCAATAACATAAAGCTCACTGGAAGTTACCAAAATCTTTCCAAAGAGTTAAGATGGTTGTGTTGGCATGGATTTCCTCTGGAGGTCATACCTGAAGATTTCGATCAGCCAAACCTAGTTGCTGTTGACCTGAGCTATAGCAAACTCATACGAGTTTGGGAGGATACTGACGTG CTGCTCAAGAATCTGAAAATCATCAATCTCAGTCATTCCCATTACCTAACAGAATCACCAGATCTTTCCAAAGTCCCAAATCTTGAAAAACTGATATTGGTAAAGTGTGTAAGATTGTCTAAGATTCACCCATCCATTGGGCATCTTGAAAGACTTTCGTTGGTAAATCTTGAAGACTGCGAAACGCTTCAGTATTTTCCAGGGGATTTCTGTAAGTCAAAATCAGTTGAGACTCTTATTCTTAAAGGCTGTACAGGATTAACAGAACTGAAGGACAAGGGGGAGATGGTATCATCGACAACACTGCAAGCAAGCCATACAATGACAAGGAAATTACCATCCTTGATAGCAGGATTGAAGAACCTGGGAGCAAAACTGAAGGACAAGTGGAAGATGGTATCATCGCAAAGACTTCAAGTAAGCCATACAATGACAACACTTCAAGCAAGCCATACAATGACAAGGGAATTACCATCTTCAATAGTAGGATTGAAGAACCTGATATCTTTGCCCCCTTCGTTGCACTGCTTAAACTCTCTGACATATTTAGGTCTTGGAAACTGCGGTTTAATTGATGATGCAATCCCTAAGGATCTTGGGAGTCTATTTTCTTTAGAAATATTGGACCTTGCTGGCAATTTGTTTTATAGCCTACCGAGCCTCAGTCAACTCTCCAAGCTTAAAATGTTAGATTTGAGTTGTTGCATAGATCTTCATGAAATCCCAGATTTACCAACAAATTTGGAAATCTTGAGAGCGAATGAGTGCATTGCACTTGAAAAAATGCCAACTTTTTCGGAAATGTCGAGTATGGTAGAACTGCATCTAAATCGCTCTCCCGAACTCGTTGAGATTCTAGGCTTGCATAAGTGGTTAAACACTATGAGAAGGATTCATATGGAAGGCTGCACCAATCTCACTGCTGCTTTTAGGAAGAACATCAtacag GAAGAACATCCTACAGATCTCTCTCTGAGAGCTGTATTCTCTTGCTCTTTCTATCACACGCCCACAGAGGCACTGTACATGACACACGCATGCATAATTAAGACTATTGCTTCTACAAATTAA